One Bacteroidota bacterium DNA window includes the following coding sequences:
- a CDS encoding Spi family protease inhibitor — MRRYIVVFLLACLSVGSSLAAPVSRQAAQQIARNVFSAGDEFAPDAAEISGVIVQKWQGLPVIYAVNFSEGGFVLLSADDRARPVLGICREGAFDPKIHVPAFEWQMEEWSRQIHHIVRNQIPATEKIKQEWAKWHSPQEWLTACAEESTPLHAPKPLLPVVIVSPLLTTTWNQGCNYNANCPADGGGSCGRVWTGCGATAMAPPSYSLQSANFGVSTYLLAPCPTMFRPPIQPSRN; from the coding sequence ATGCGTCGGTACATAGTTGTTTTCCTCCTTGCCTGCTTGTCGGTCGGATCGTCTTTGGCTGCGCCTGTCTCGCGACAAGCAGCTCAACAAATCGCGCGCAATGTCTTCTCTGCAGGCGATGAATTTGCACCCGATGCCGCTGAAATATCTGGCGTGATTGTCCAGAAATGGCAAGGGCTGCCCGTCATCTACGCAGTGAATTTTAGCGAAGGCGGATTTGTCCTGCTCAGTGCCGACGACCGCGCGCGACCCGTCCTTGGAATTTGCCGCGAAGGTGCATTCGATCCCAAAATCCATGTTCCTGCCTTCGAATGGCAAATGGAGGAATGGTCCCGCCAAATCCACCACATTGTCCGCAATCAAATCCCCGCAACCGAAAAAATCAAGCAAGAATGGGCAAAATGGCATTCTCCGCAAGAATGGCTCACGGCCTGCGCCGAAGAAAGCACACCCTTGCACGCACCCAAACCGTTATTGCCGGTTGTCATCGTATCTCCCTTGCTCACCACCACTTGGAACCAAGGCTGCAATTACAACGCCAATTGCCCGGCTGACGGTGGCGGTAGTTGTGGACGCGTATGGACGGGCTGCGGCGCCACCGCGATGGCGCCCCCTTCCTATTCGCTGCAATCGGCCAATTTTGGTGTTTCCACCTACCTTTTGGCTCCATGCCCAACAATGTTTCGTCCGCCAATCCAGCCGTCGCGCAATTGA
- a CDS encoding C10 family peptidase translates to MPNNVSSANPAVAQLMHHAGISLDMNYGTTESTCFFSELNNSFKEYFRYSLSTQGRGKLTHTDAQWDVVLRTELDAGRVVPYNGGAHIWVCDGYQTSPDLYHMNWGWGGTYNGYYAQNSLNPGSLTFSTVSCIVGLKPVGPFEVEGDSAIFGENGGTASIEVAGDSNWTAAASAAWITSSIYSGTEGYFKPILTATANPGYAPRLGYVAFQRGLLRDTVWVRQAGITPRLSATPSPIVEGAAGGSRTITVNCDSNWVVTFADVWISYAPGAGVGNGSVGITIASNPGAGLRTGTVVFSRGSLTRTVTINQDGTSAFWCVPVLGVPAAVGAINVQVKTLNRTSGIGEGYVLATDSTIFRRDSSYVLRVSFSGSVAPAVWVDWNQDGDFFDTGEAIVAPSGSWYPSFGGTKTTTLSVPSTALLGQTRMRVYVKTFSGGPTSGPCAITNVGDIEDFNVYVQPSTVLPTADFVLSVDESEKEAYLRWTWEQPTQANAFNVLREENGEWHSEAELDGNQLEWQPNEGLQSGRYQIVALSSDGEGQFSNVVEFARDQENFSCLLSPNPVAAGDAFQVQFGRSESKVLLRIFDLDGRVLREDVLSNAGMAYISTEGWAAGMYLVQVRIKGKVQNLRLVME, encoded by the coding sequence ATGCCCAACAATGTTTCGTCCGCCAATCCAGCCGTCGCGCAATTGATGCACCACGCCGGGATTTCGCTGGACATGAACTATGGAACCACGGAAAGCACCTGCTTTTTCAGCGAACTCAACAATTCATTCAAGGAGTATTTTCGGTACAGCCTCAGCACCCAAGGCCGCGGCAAACTTACACATACCGATGCCCAATGGGACGTCGTCCTCCGCACCGAGCTCGATGCAGGGCGTGTCGTTCCTTACAATGGCGGCGCGCATATTTGGGTTTGCGATGGCTACCAAACAAGTCCCGACCTCTACCACATGAATTGGGGTTGGGGAGGGACCTACAATGGCTATTACGCCCAAAACAGCCTCAATCCGGGGAGTTTGACCTTTTCGACGGTGAGTTGCATTGTCGGATTAAAGCCTGTCGGGCCGTTTGAAGTGGAGGGTGATTCGGCAATTTTCGGGGAGAATGGCGGCACCGCCTCCATCGAAGTCGCTGGAGACAGCAACTGGACTGCGGCTGCTTCGGCAGCGTGGATCACAAGCTCGATTTATTCAGGGACCGAGGGTTATTTCAAGCCCATTTTGACGGCGACTGCGAATCCAGGCTATGCACCACGTTTGGGTTATGTGGCCTTTCAGCGCGGATTGTTGCGCGACACCGTTTGGGTGCGGCAGGCAGGGATCACGCCGAGGCTATCTGCGACACCGAGTCCGATCGTCGAAGGAGCCGCAGGTGGTTCGCGTACCATTACCGTCAATTGTGACAGCAATTGGGTGGTGACATTCGCGGATGTTTGGATCAGCTACGCGCCGGGTGCAGGCGTCGGAAATGGCAGCGTCGGCATCACGATTGCGAGCAATCCGGGTGCGGGTTTGCGCACAGGTACGGTCGTGTTCTCGCGCGGGAGCCTCACCCGCACGGTCACGATCAATCAAGACGGAACTTCGGCGTTTTGGTGCGTGCCTGTGTTGGGTGTCCCTGCTGCCGTCGGGGCCATCAATGTGCAGGTCAAGACACTGAACCGCACGTCGGGAATTGGGGAGGGTTATGTTTTGGCAACAGACAGCACCATTTTCCGGAGAGACAGCAGCTATGTTTTGCGAGTGAGTTTCAGTGGCAGTGTTGCGCCTGCGGTTTGGGTGGATTGGAATCAAGATGGCGACTTTTTTGACACTGGAGAGGCCATCGTCGCTCCTAGCGGGAGCTGGTACCCGAGTTTCGGAGGAACCAAAACCACGACGCTCAGCGTGCCGTCTACCGCCTTGCTCGGGCAGACAAGGATGCGCGTGTACGTCAAGACTTTTTCCGGAGGTCCGACCTCGGGGCCTTGCGCGATCACCAATGTGGGCGACATCGAAGACTTCAATGTCTATGTGCAGCCTTCGACGGTCTTGCCGACAGCGGATTTTGTATTGTCGGTCGATGAAAGCGAGAAGGAAGCGTATTTGCGCTGGACTTGGGAGCAGCCGACGCAGGCAAACGCTTTCAATGTGCTTCGCGAGGAAAATGGTGAATGGCATTCAGAAGCCGAACTTGATGGGAATCAGCTAGAATGGCAACCCAATGAAGGGCTTCAATCCGGCCGCTATCAGATCGTCGCGCTTTCATCTGACGGCGAAGGGCAATTTTCCAATGTTGTGGAATTCGCGAGGGATCAGGAAAACTTTTCTTGTTTGCTAAGTCCAAATCCGGTGGCTGCGGGTGATGCTTTTCAGGTTCAGTTTGGGAGGTCAGAATCCAAAGTACTGTTGCGAATCTTTGATCTAGATGGGCGTGTGCTACGGGAGGATGTGCTTTCTAATGCAGGAATGGCCTATATCAGCACCGAAGGATGGGCTGCCGGGATGTATTTGGTGCAAGTGCGGATCAAAGGAAAAGTGCAGAATTTGAGGTTGGTGATGGAGTAG
- a CDS encoding type II toxin-antitoxin system RelE/ParE family toxin: protein MEILKYWVERNGTSTYSEKLITMFDKVVSEIAREPSRGNATNFGNVRRRMVKTYAVYYEELEKSIEILLVWDQRRNPSQLNEILGAFRK, encoded by the coding sequence ATGGAAATACTCAAATATTGGGTCGAACGCAATGGAACATCCACGTATTCCGAAAAGTTGATTACAATGTTTGACAAGGTGGTCTCGGAAATAGCACGTGAGCCAAGCAGGGGTAATGCTACAAATTTCGGGAACGTGAGACGGAGGATGGTCAAAACCTACGCAGTTTATTATGAAGAGCTTGAAAAGAGCATTGAAATTCTTCTCGTCTGGGACCAACGAAGGAATCCATCGCAATTGAATGAAATATTGGGTGCGTTCAGGAAGTGA
- a CDS encoding DUF2797 domain-containing protein encodes MKYSGNLGKMHVHFENPVVYDLEFGDQTVRINDLLGQRIRLSFNGVINCVNCGKVTKKAFGEGYCYPCFISAPSNAECVIRPELCEGHLGKGRDPQWELDKHVQPHIVYLALTSGVKVGVTRVANVPDRWIDQGAWKVIRLAETPYRRLAGEIEVFLKDYVTDKTNWQRMLKNEMDTSTDLLAEKESLLNELPEELGQYYSENDEIMEFIYPVRQYPAKVNSLNFDKTPIIEGEVNGLRGQYLMLADGQVLNIRRFSGYFVDFEVL; translated from the coding sequence ATGAAATACAGCGGCAATCTCGGGAAGATGCATGTTCATTTTGAAAATCCGGTCGTGTACGATCTGGAATTTGGCGACCAAACCGTCCGGATCAACGACCTTTTGGGGCAACGCATTCGGCTGAGCTTCAATGGCGTGATCAACTGCGTCAATTGCGGGAAGGTGACCAAAAAGGCATTCGGAGAGGGTTATTGCTATCCGTGTTTTATTTCTGCGCCTTCGAATGCGGAATGTGTGATCCGTCCGGAACTCTGCGAAGGGCATCTTGGCAAGGGCCGCGATCCGCAGTGGGAACTGGACAAGCACGTGCAGCCGCATATCGTGTACCTCGCGCTCACGAGCGGCGTGAAGGTGGGCGTGACCCGCGTCGCCAACGTGCCCGACCGCTGGATCGACCAAGGCGCCTGGAAGGTCATTCGCCTCGCTGAAACGCCTTACCGCCGCCTTGCCGGTGAAATCGAGGTCTTCCTCAAAGACTACGTGACCGACAAAACCAATTGGCAGCGCATGCTCAAAAACGAGATGGACACTTCCACCGATTTGCTTGCCGAGAAGGAAAGCCTGCTCAATGAACTCCCCGAGGAACTGGGCCAATACTATTCGGAGAATGACGAGATCATGGAGTTCATTTACCCCGTGCGGCAATATCCGGCAAAGGTCAACAGCCTGAATTTTGACAAAACGCCCATCATCGAAGGCGAAGTCAACGGTTTGCGCGGGCAATACCTGATGCTGGCCGATGGCCAAGTCCTCAACATCCGGCGGTTCAGTGGGTATTTTGTTGACTTCGAAGTGCTTTAA